From one Desulfuromonas acetoxidans DSM 684 genomic stretch:
- a CDS encoding ATP-binding protein → MSPRDIKEQGRFVLWQANLIVFAVLVAMVLGYFSWQMAQTRHAFEEHVNEHAQLVAEIVATNVKAASRSQEVVEQIVSDFLVNIARFIAYLDEVEPFNARELAAYAQENGLEGIWIKRTGEEAVMSPPVWFEQPLFDVSHQKHLLIHREQRHEYILLWKVPDSARLIAVGLPARSLEQLQEQMGVKQLLAALSRLAGIDSLRLEPTAKITRQNELYSLRSSATQRQIILGQQTLLLEVESTSLNERISVLWREFFIFSGFLFAAGLLLSWQLYRYQNRHVEDLWQLHQQLAVQREDASLGRAAATISHEIRNPLNAISMGLQRLQMESSGLEGEHEELLVAMSDAVKRTNEIVHGLQRYALPLKPEMKSVAFHELIERIVNLYRPQFDAHHIRVNSQLQPIEFEADGDLLGQLVENLLKNALEAQPRGGFVSVSLLIEQGQAKLSIENRTHDVSDDINNLLEPYFTTKDRQTGLGLTLVRKIAVAHGGQITLSIVENDCFRALVQLPLKRNV, encoded by the coding sequence TTGAGCCCCAGAGATATCAAAGAGCAGGGCCGCTTTGTCTTGTGGCAGGCCAATCTGATCGTTTTTGCTGTGCTGGTTGCCATGGTTCTCGGCTATTTCTCCTGGCAGATGGCACAGACACGCCATGCGTTTGAAGAACATGTCAATGAACATGCGCAACTGGTGGCTGAAATCGTTGCCACCAATGTCAAAGCGGCCAGTCGCTCCCAGGAAGTTGTTGAACAGATCGTCAGTGACTTTCTCGTCAATATCGCCCGGTTTATCGCCTACCTTGATGAGGTGGAGCCGTTCAATGCCCGTGAGCTTGCAGCCTATGCCCAAGAGAACGGGCTCGAGGGGATCTGGATCAAGCGAACCGGTGAAGAAGCGGTGATGTCGCCGCCTGTCTGGTTTGAACAGCCGCTGTTCGATGTCAGCCACCAGAAGCACCTGCTGATTCACCGTGAGCAACGCCACGAATATATCCTGTTGTGGAAGGTTCCCGATAGTGCTCGACTGATTGCCGTCGGGCTACCGGCCCGTTCTCTGGAGCAACTTCAGGAGCAGATGGGGGTCAAGCAACTTTTGGCCGCCTTAAGTCGTCTTGCCGGTATTGACAGTCTGCGTCTTGAGCCGACGGCAAAAATCACCCGCCAGAATGAGTTGTACAGTCTGAGATCTTCAGCGACACAACGTCAGATTATCCTGGGCCAGCAAACCCTGCTGCTGGAGGTGGAATCGACCAGCCTCAATGAGCGTATCTCTGTGCTGTGGCGGGAATTCTTTATTTTCAGCGGCTTTCTATTTGCCGCAGGTCTGCTGTTGTCCTGGCAACTGTACCGTTATCAGAACCGCCATGTTGAAGATCTGTGGCAACTGCACCAGCAGTTGGCTGTCCAGCGTGAAGACGCCTCTCTGGGGCGGGCAGCGGCCACTATTAGCCATGAAATTCGCAATCCGCTCAATGCCATCAGCATGGGCTTGCAACGTCTGCAGATGGAATCCAGTGGTCTCGAAGGGGAGCACGAAGAGCTGCTGGTGGCGATGAGTGATGCTGTGAAGCGGACCAACGAGATTGTCCATGGGCTGCAGCGCTACGCTTTACCGCTGAAGCCGGAGATGAAAAGCGTCGCGTTTCATGAGTTGATTGAGCGTATTGTCAATCTCTATCGGCCCCAATTTGATGCCCATCACATCCGTGTCAACAGCCAGCTGCAACCCATCGAATTTGAGGCCGATGGCGATTTGCTTGGCCAGCTTGTCGAAAATTTGCTGAAGAATGCTCTGGAGGCGCAACCGCGTGGTGGCTTTGTCAGTGTCAGTCTGCTGATCGAACAGGGGCAGGCCAAACTGAGCATTGAGAACCGCACCCATGACGTCAGTGATGACATCAACAATCTGCTTGAACCCTATTTTACAACCAAGGACCGGCAAACCGGACTCGGTTTGACCCTGGTGCGCAAGATTGCCGTAGCGCACGGTGGTCAGATTACGTTGTCGATTGTCGAAAATGACTGTTTCCGGGCGCTGGTCCAACTCCCCCTGAAGAGAAATGTATGA
- the nadA gene encoding quinolinate synthase NadA produces MTEQQIKQEILKLAKEHDALILAHNYQRDEIQDIADVTGDSLALSIAASKTDKKVIVFCGVHFMAESAAVLAPDKIVLLPDQGAGCPMADMVTPEALQAMREEYPDAPVVAYVNTSAETKALSDICCTSANAVKVVNSLPDKEVILIPDRNLGNYIASHVDKTCHLWPGFCPVHDQLHLKQIQACREEHPDAVCLAHPECPPEVLEVVDHILSTGGMLEYVRNSSEKKFIIATERGILCQLRKDNPDKEFFFPEYEFICEDMKKITLEQLLTCLQTMQPQITVPEEISTAARRSLERMLAIPRD; encoded by the coding sequence ATGACTGAACAACAGATCAAACAAGAGATTCTCAAGCTGGCCAAGGAGCACGATGCACTCATTCTTGCCCATAATTACCAGCGTGATGAAATCCAGGATATTGCCGATGTCACTGGTGATTCTCTGGCACTCTCTATTGCGGCATCAAAAACGGATAAAAAGGTGATCGTTTTTTGCGGCGTCCATTTTATGGCGGAAAGCGCAGCCGTTTTAGCTCCGGATAAAATTGTTCTTTTGCCGGATCAGGGTGCCGGTTGCCCGATGGCCGATATGGTCACTCCGGAAGCACTTCAGGCCATGCGCGAGGAATACCCTGATGCGCCGGTGGTTGCCTACGTCAACACAAGTGCAGAGACCAAAGCGCTGAGTGACATCTGCTGCACCAGCGCCAACGCCGTCAAAGTGGTCAACTCTTTGCCGGATAAGGAAGTGATTCTGATTCCCGACCGCAACCTGGGCAACTATATCGCCTCCCATGTTGATAAAACCTGTCACCTGTGGCCCGGATTCTGTCCGGTTCACGATCAGTTGCATCTTAAACAGATTCAGGCGTGTCGCGAAGAACACCCCGACGCCGTTTGCCTGGCACATCCGGAATGTCCGCCTGAAGTTCTCGAGGTTGTCGATCATATTTTATCGACCGGGGGCATGTTGGAGTATGTGCGTAACAGCTCGGAAAAGAAATTTATTATTGCCACGGAACGGGGCATTCTCTGTCAATTACGCAAGGACAACCCGGATAAGGAGTTTTTCTTTCCTGAATACGAGTTTATCTGCGAAGATATGAAAAAAATTACCCTTGAGCAGTTGCTAACCTGTCTGCAGACCATGCAGCCTCAAATCACCGTTCCCGAAGAGATCAGCACGGCCGCCCGTCGCTCCCTTGAGCGGATGCTGGCCATTCCTCGCGACTGA
- the pal gene encoding peptidoglycan-associated lipoprotein Pal — MKTFKLLCLFALILILAAGCAKPVTEDTGTEEACEVTEVAPTTEPVPSYTDSAVTETTPAVEPVAAPVLGTVYFEFDQYTLSAEARDTLAENMRYLQANPGTTLVIEGHCDERGSDEYNLALGERRAVAAQQYLTSMGVATDRLSTISYGEEKPVDMASTEEAWAKNRRAEFVPKP, encoded by the coding sequence ATGAAAACGTTTAAGTTACTGTGCCTTTTTGCGTTGATCCTGATTCTCGCAGCTGGCTGTGCCAAACCGGTCACTGAAGACACGGGCACAGAAGAAGCCTGTGAAGTAACCGAAGTGGCTCCCACAACCGAACCCGTTCCCAGTTACACGGATTCAGCTGTAACCGAAACCACTCCTGCTGTTGAGCCTGTTGCCGCTCCGGTTCTCGGTACGGTTTATTTTGAGTTTGACCAATACACTCTGTCCGCTGAAGCACGCGACACTCTGGCAGAAAATATGCGCTACCTGCAGGCCAACCCCGGAACAACTCTGGTGATTGAAGGCCATTGTGACGAGCGTGGCTCGGATGAATACAATCTGGCTCTTGGTGAGCGTCGTGCCGTGGCTGCCCAGCAGTACCTGACCTCCATGGGCGTTGCAACGGACCGTCTTTCCACCATCTCCTACGGTGAGGAAAAACCCGTTGATATGGCCAGCACGGAAGAGGCGTGGGCCAAAAACCGTCGCGCCGAGTTTGTACCCAAACCTTAA
- a CDS encoding SurA N-terminal domain-containing protein, producing MLKKIVFTALLFSLIIPSVWAEQLSKIAAVVNDEIITTRQLEQRLVSRGERSATDAQKRQELDNMINERLMEQRSREIGLEVSDDDIETAINDVQQQNNISREQLEQALIAQGLSMSGYREQLRGQILRYKLMGYEVKSKVDITRQEVRNYYQEHLDQYRQSPRVRLSRLTFPLGDDPTAARENATIALRKLDDGESVDEVLVNMSPRTRIEGGEMGSFVAGELSETFEQAIADLDSGDHTPLIPLGDALHILKVEERIPGSVADISTVEEQIRGELSQQKMDQKLQEWRENLRSESYVDVRL from the coding sequence ATGTTGAAAAAAATTGTCTTTACCGCACTGTTGTTCAGCCTGATTATCCCATCGGTGTGGGCCGAGCAACTCAGTAAAATTGCCGCGGTTGTCAATGATGAGATCATTACCACCCGTCAACTGGAGCAGCGCCTGGTCAGTCGCGGCGAACGCTCGGCGACGGACGCCCAAAAGCGTCAGGAACTGGACAACATGATTAACGAACGGCTCATGGAACAACGCAGTCGTGAGATTGGTCTCGAGGTGTCGGACGACGATATCGAGACGGCGATCAACGATGTTCAGCAGCAGAACAACATCAGTCGCGAGCAGCTCGAACAGGCGTTGATCGCCCAGGGGCTGTCCATGTCCGGCTACCGTGAGCAGTTGCGCGGACAGATTTTGCGCTACAAATTGATGGGCTATGAAGTTAAAAGTAAAGTGGATATCACCCGCCAGGAGGTGCGTAACTACTATCAGGAGCACCTCGATCAGTATCGTCAGTCGCCGCGTGTCCGACTCAGCCGCCTGACTTTCCCTCTGGGCGATGATCCGACTGCGGCGCGGGAAAATGCTACAATCGCTTTGCGTAAACTCGACGATGGCGAAAGTGTTGATGAGGTTCTGGTCAATATGTCGCCACGCACCCGCATTGAAGGCGGTGAGATGGGCAGTTTTGTTGCCGGTGAGCTGTCCGAAACGTTTGAGCAGGCCATTGCCGATCTTGACAGTGGTGACCATACCCCGCTTATTCCCTTGGGAGATGCCTTGCATATCCTGAAAGTGGAGGAACGGATCCCAGGGAGTGTGGCTGATATTTCGACGGTTGAAGAGCAGATCCGCGGCGAATTAAGCCAGCAGAAAATGGATCAGAAGCTACAGGAATGGCGTGAAAATCTGCGTTCCGAATCCTACGTGGATGTTCGCCTGTAA
- a CDS encoding sigma-54-dependent transcriptional regulator: MTILVVDDEQVQREMLQGFLNKRGYKVLTASNGEEALELCARYPISLVLMDLCMPGLNGDEVLEKLRESNPLLRVILITAFGSVETAVKVMKLGASDFLEKPVDLTELAQRIERCEQQQLIEQDLSEMEQDLEDDELPLPVAASSEAMQHLLSLVRRVARSPWTVLIHGETGTGKERIARLLHQLSERSNGPFVEVNCAALPDNLFESELFGHEKGAFTGATSRRSGRFEAAQGGTLFLDEIGELPLGLQAKLLRALQEKRICPVGAELEREVDARVLVATNCDLPKMVQEGRFREDLYYRLNVFEMQIPPLRQRREDIPMLVENFLEQYALRPIQIEPAAMDALIKYDYPGNVRELEHLIQRLATLVRGPVIRRVDLPAPLLQPPQPENNSGLLTERVEAVERQMLLDTLRQYHGVQTRAAEALGISERVLRYKMSKYNLNKEDLK; this comes from the coding sequence ATGACCATCCTTGTCGTTGATGATGAACAAGTGCAACGGGAGATGTTGCAGGGCTTTTTAAATAAGCGCGGCTATAAAGTCCTCACCGCCTCCAACGGCGAAGAGGCTCTGGAACTGTGTGCCCGCTACCCCATCAGTCTGGTGTTGATGGACCTGTGTATGCCCGGTCTGAACGGGGATGAAGTGCTGGAAAAGTTGCGCGAATCAAATCCGTTGTTGCGGGTGATTCTCATCACTGCCTTTGGTTCCGTGGAAACCGCAGTCAAGGTGATGAAGCTGGGGGCCAGTGACTTTCTCGAAAAGCCCGTGGATCTTACCGAGTTGGCCCAACGCATTGAACGTTGTGAACAGCAACAGCTTATCGAACAGGATCTGAGCGAAATGGAGCAGGATCTTGAAGATGATGAGCTGCCGTTACCGGTAGCGGCGAGCAGTGAAGCTATGCAGCACCTGTTGTCATTGGTGCGCCGGGTGGCTCGCAGTCCTTGGACCGTGCTGATCCATGGCGAAACCGGCACTGGTAAAGAGCGTATTGCCCGCCTGTTGCACCAGCTCAGTGAACGCAGCAACGGACCGTTTGTCGAAGTCAACTGTGCCGCCCTGCCCGATAATCTATTTGAGTCTGAGCTGTTCGGTCATGAAAAAGGCGCCTTCACCGGCGCGACGTCGCGTCGCAGCGGACGTTTTGAAGCGGCTCAGGGGGGCACGTTGTTTCTCGATGAGATCGGCGAGCTGCCTCTGGGATTGCAGGCCAAGTTGTTACGTGCCCTGCAGGAAAAACGCATTTGCCCGGTTGGCGCTGAACTGGAACGGGAGGTCGATGCCCGGGTGCTGGTCGCGACCAACTGCGATCTGCCGAAAATGGTCCAGGAGGGTCGTTTTCGCGAAGACCTCTATTACCGATTGAATGTGTTTGAAATGCAGATCCCGCCGTTGCGTCAGCGGCGGGAAGATATTCCCATGCTGGTGGAGAACTTTCTTGAGCAATATGCGCTGCGACCTATTCAGATCGAACCCGCTGCCATGGATGCTCTGATCAAATACGACTATCCCGGCAATGTTCGTGAACTGGAACATCTGATTCAGCGTCTGGCCACCCTGGTGCGCGGCCCGGTGATTCGCCGGGTTGATCTGCCTGCTCCCCTGTTGCAGCCGCCGCAACCGGAAAACAACTCCGGGCTGTTGACCGAGCGGGTGGAGGCTGTGGAACGGCAGATGTTGCTCGATACGCTGCGCCAATATCACGGGGTACAGACACGTGCTGCCGAAGCCCTTGGTATCAGCGAGCGGGTACTGCGTTATAAAATGTCCAAATACAATTTGAATAAAGAGGATCTGAAATAA
- a CDS encoding IS3 family transposase (programmed frameshift) → MDRVESKRSRRTQRDYTMGFKLQVVDAVEKGDMTYKQAQKIYGIQGRSTVLTWLRKHGKLDWTQPVRLAMPKTPKAKETPAQKIKRLERELEDERLRNLLLNEVVDILDSEHGMSLRKKYIAKARRIQKHKGLSLSRACKLLGISRQAVYQRERRTQQRNIELAPVEGMVMELRRFMPRLGGRKLYSLLKPKFDAQGIKLGRDGFFDYLREHRLLVPPVKRFIKTTQSRHWMKKYPNLIASQDINRAEQVFVSDITYVETDEGVHYLSLVTDAYSRKIMGYEVSDNLRAESVVKALRQAARQRQTGKPLLHHSDRGLQYCSSIYQEELKRHDITPSMTDGYDCYQNALAERVNGILKQEFLLFKCRDLQELKDLVRESVAIYNRLRPHLSLNMKTPEEVHKKATSMGEVA, encoded by the exons ATGGACAGAGTAGAAAGCAAGCGGAGTCGGCGGACTCAACGAGATTACACAATGGGCTTTAAATTGCAGGTTGTTGATGCCGTAGAAAAAGGCGATATGACCTACAAGCAGGCCCAGAAGATCTATGGCATCCAGGGTCGCTCAACCGTGCTAACATGGTTAAGAAAGCACGGAAAGTTGGATTGGACCCAGCCAGTGAGGCTCGCTATGCCCAAAACTCCCAAAGCCAAAGAAACCCCTGCACAAAAGATAAAGCGACTTGAGCGCGAACTTGAAGATGAACGTCTTCGTAATCTGCTCTTGAATGAAGTTGTTGATATCCTGGATTCTGAGCACGGAATGAGCTTGAGAAAAAAGTATATTGCCAAG GCGAGACGCATTCAAAAACACAAAGGGCTAAGTTTGAGCCGCGCTTGCAAGCTTCTTGGCATCAGTCGGCAGGCCGTTTATCAAAGAGAAAGGCGCACCCAGCAACGCAACATAGAGCTGGCTCCCGTCGAAGGGATGGTGATGGAGTTGCGACGATTCATGCCGAGGTTGGGCGGTCGCAAGCTGTACTCACTGCTGAAACCGAAATTTGATGCTCAGGGCATCAAATTAGGTCGGGATGGATTTTTTGATTATTTACGAGAGCATCGGCTGTTAGTTCCACCGGTCAAACGATTCATCAAGACAACGCAGAGCAGGCACTGGATGAAAAAATATCCGAATCTTATCGCGAGTCAGGATATCAATCGGGCTGAACAGGTCTTTGTCAGTGACATCACGTACGTTGAAACAGATGAAGGGGTTCATTATCTATCGCTGGTTACTGATGCTTATAGCCGTAAAATCATGGGGTATGAGGTCAGTGACAATCTACGCGCAGAAAGTGTTGTCAAGGCATTACGTCAAGCAGCCAGACAACGCCAGACAGGTAAACCGTTGTTACACCATTCCGATAGAGGATTACAGTATTGCTCATCAATCTATCAGGAAGAGCTGAAGCGTCATGACATAACGCCATCCATGACAGATGGTTACGATTGTTATCAAAATGCTTTGGCTGAGAGGGTGAACGGAATTCTGAAGCAAGAGTTTTTGTTGTTTAAGTGTCGTGATTTGCAGGAACTGAAGGACTTGGTTCGCGAATCGGTCGCTATTTACAACCGCCTACGGCCGCACCTTAGCTTGAATATGAAAACACCGGAAGAAGTACACAAAAAAGCCACCTCCATGGGGGAGGTGGCTTAG
- the mfd gene encoding transcription-repair coupling factor, which produces MANEEQAHTTRHAFVQTVNGLAGRAEVLGLHGCAAARFLAGLLTPTGPALLVVVADLDQARQLTAELAFFSARPEKIRLFPHWEMAPFEPLVPHSEIEATRLATLYGVLQGEVEAVVTTPAALQQRVIPRQALHTLCEELILEEEYDRHQLQQRLHDLGYRSVPLVEDRGTYSFRGDILDLFPPTLEQPVRIDFFGDYIERMRVYDALTQRSGDQQLDRLTLLPSREMVLTGSYLDQFSQQLKQRCDALELPRTKREAILEEVREGLLSPGRSFLLPLNYGQLDSLFDYLATDTVVTVDAPAVEQTLDQFSRSIEQGVAHMVAGEEPYVEPHQLYLAPQELEQQLRVKRQIHLADLHIYDLDHDKSVLRVESCGNGEFLQQAEPQRIRHLAERLTAWADQQWSILLVCRRSGQAQRLNDLLKPYELDPQPLTTLPWNEQRGTLHWVCADISRGFQLPDEKLVVVTEEEVFGQRVKRRRRNELRAKAALSSLAELKERDYVVHADHGIGLYLGLEQLSSSGMSGDFLKLEYAGGDMLYLPVERIEKVQKYAAGDLQSVRLDKMGGTAWAKTCQKARAAVEEMARELLTIYARREMAEAFTFSPPDDVFRSFEAAFPYEETADQMAAIQDVLEDMQSGRPMDRLICGDVGYGKTEVAIRAAFKAALDSKQVAVVVPTTILARQHYATFLERFHGYPVHVEMISRFRSAADQKRVLKELAEGQVDVVIGTHRLLQRDVHFKDLGMVVIDEEQRFGVSHKERLKKMRAQVAMLTLSATPIPRTLNMGMIGMRDLSIIDTPPVDRLAIRTYVTRFDDDLIRNAILRELQRGGQVYFVHNRVQSIGAMAEFLATLVPEAKIAVGHGQMAEKELEKVMLGFIEGETNVLVASTIIENGLDIPRANTIIVNRADCFGLSQLYQLRGRVGRSKNRGYAYLLIPGEATLTKDARARLQVLQDLTELGAGFRVASHDLELRGAGDLLGGRQAGQIAAIGFEMYTELLEETIQELKGMESEGRIDPEIRLGLHAFLPDNYVVDPNQRLVFYKKMAAAEDDATLYDIVDELQDRYGEIPQPGLVLLEMMKLRVELKRLRIDLAEFDGRRLVFGFHPTTTVSPDALLALIQEDPQRYSLSPDFRIAVRLNERGSDIELIEEAKKQLQAFCGP; this is translated from the coding sequence ATGGCCAATGAAGAACAGGCCCATACCACCCGACATGCTTTTGTTCAGACGGTGAACGGATTGGCGGGGCGTGCCGAAGTTCTTGGATTACACGGTTGCGCTGCTGCACGATTTCTTGCCGGGCTGCTGACTCCGACCGGACCGGCGCTCCTGGTGGTGGTTGCCGATCTTGACCAAGCCAGGCAGTTGACGGCAGAGCTTGCTTTTTTCAGTGCTCGCCCCGAGAAAATCCGTCTGTTTCCCCACTGGGAAATGGCCCCGTTTGAACCGCTGGTTCCCCACAGTGAAATCGAAGCCACGCGTTTGGCCACCTTGTACGGAGTGTTGCAGGGCGAGGTTGAAGCCGTCGTGACGACCCCGGCGGCTCTGCAGCAACGGGTGATTCCCCGTCAGGCCCTGCACACCCTGTGTGAAGAACTGATCCTCGAAGAAGAATATGATCGCCATCAATTGCAGCAGCGGCTGCACGATCTAGGTTATCGCTCTGTTCCTCTGGTAGAGGATCGCGGGACCTACTCCTTTCGCGGTGATATTCTCGACCTGTTTCCGCCAACGCTCGAACAGCCGGTGCGCATCGATTTTTTTGGCGATTACATTGAGCGGATGCGCGTTTATGATGCCCTGACCCAACGTAGTGGTGACCAACAGCTCGATCGGCTGACTCTGCTACCGTCGCGGGAGATGGTGCTGACCGGTAGTTATCTCGACCAGTTCAGTCAGCAGCTCAAGCAACGCTGTGATGCCTTGGAGTTGCCCCGCACCAAACGTGAAGCCATTCTCGAAGAGGTCCGCGAAGGCTTGCTCTCTCCCGGACGATCCTTTTTACTGCCGCTCAATTACGGTCAACTGGACAGCCTGTTCGATTATCTCGCCACGGACACTGTGGTCACGGTGGATGCTCCGGCCGTTGAACAAACCCTTGATCAATTCAGTCGCAGCATTGAACAGGGTGTGGCCCACATGGTCGCCGGTGAAGAGCCCTATGTGGAACCCCACCAGCTTTATCTCGCACCCCAGGAACTTGAGCAGCAACTCAGGGTGAAACGGCAGATTCATCTGGCGGATCTGCATATTTACGATCTTGATCATGACAAAAGCGTGCTGCGGGTCGAAAGTTGCGGGAATGGTGAATTTCTTCAACAGGCAGAGCCGCAACGCATCCGCCATCTGGCAGAGCGTTTAACCGCATGGGCAGATCAGCAGTGGTCTATTCTGCTGGTCTGTCGGCGTTCCGGGCAGGCGCAGCGTCTCAACGATCTGCTCAAGCCTTACGAACTTGATCCCCAGCCCTTGACCACCCTGCCGTGGAATGAACAGCGCGGAACGTTGCACTGGGTGTGCGCTGATATCAGTCGCGGTTTTCAACTGCCGGATGAAAAGCTGGTGGTGGTTACCGAAGAAGAGGTGTTCGGACAGCGGGTCAAACGGCGTCGCCGCAATGAACTCCGTGCTAAAGCCGCACTGTCCTCCCTGGCGGAACTTAAAGAGCGCGATTATGTGGTCCATGCTGATCACGGCATCGGTCTTTATTTAGGACTTGAACAGCTTTCCAGCAGCGGCATGAGCGGTGATTTTCTCAAACTGGAATATGCCGGTGGCGATATGCTTTATCTGCCGGTGGAGCGAATTGAGAAAGTTCAGAAATACGCGGCCGGTGATCTGCAGTCGGTGCGTCTCGATAAAATGGGAGGTACCGCCTGGGCCAAAACCTGTCAAAAAGCCCGCGCAGCAGTGGAGGAGATGGCGCGGGAACTGCTGACCATTTATGCCCGCCGCGAAATGGCCGAAGCGTTCACCTTCTCACCGCCTGACGATGTGTTTCGCTCCTTTGAAGCGGCCTTTCCGTATGAGGAAACAGCAGATCAGATGGCGGCTATCCAGGATGTGCTGGAGGATATGCAGTCCGGACGCCCCATGGATCGGTTGATCTGTGGTGATGTCGGTTATGGTAAAACCGAAGTGGCCATTCGCGCCGCATTTAAGGCTGCTCTGGACAGCAAGCAGGTCGCCGTAGTGGTCCCGACCACGATTCTCGCCCGTCAGCACTATGCGACCTTTCTCGAGCGGTTTCACGGTTATCCTGTCCATGTCGAAATGATTTCCCGTTTTCGCAGTGCCGCTGATCAGAAACGGGTACTCAAAGAGCTGGCCGAAGGCCAGGTCGATGTGGTGATCGGTACTCACCGTCTGTTACAGCGCGATGTTCATTTTAAAGATCTGGGTATGGTAGTGATCGACGAAGAGCAGCGTTTCGGTGTCTCGCACAAGGAACGCCTGAAGAAGATGCGCGCCCAGGTCGCCATGCTGACGTTGAGTGCCACACCCATTCCTCGCACATTAAATATGGGCATGATCGGTATGCGAGATCTGTCGATTATCGATACACCTCCTGTTGACAGGTTGGCGATCCGCACCTATGTCACCCGCTTTGATGACGATCTGATCCGTAATGCCATTCTGCGTGAACTGCAGCGTGGCGGCCAGGTCTATTTTGTTCATAACCGGGTCCAGTCCATTGGCGCCATGGCTGAATTTCTCGCGACCCTGGTTCCCGAAGCTAAAATTGCCGTTGGTCACGGTCAGATGGCTGAAAAAGAGTTGGAAAAGGTGATGCTGGGTTTCATTGAGGGCGAGACAAATGTGCTGGTGGCCAGCACCATCATTGAAAACGGCCTCGATATCCCGCGCGCCAACACCATTATTGTCAACCGGGCTGACTGTTTTGGCCTGTCGCAACTCTACCAGTTGCGTGGCCGGGTGGGTCGCAGCAAAAATCGAGGTTACGCCTATTTACTGATCCCCGGCGAAGCAACCCTGACCAAAGATGCCCGTGCCCGTTTGCAAGTCCTTCAGGATCTGACCGAACTGGGCGCCGGTTTCCGTGTGGCCAGCCATGACCTTGAACTGCGTGGCGCCGGTGATCTGCTCGGTGGCCGTCAGGCTGGTCAAATTGCCGCCATCGGCTTCGAGATGTATACCGAGCTGCTCGAAGAGACCATTCAAGAGCTCAAAGGGATGGAGAGCGAAGGGCGTATTGATCCGGAGATCCGTCTTGGGCTACATGCCTTTCTGCCCGACAATTATGTGGTTGATCCCAACCAGCGCCTGGTGTTCTACAAAAAGATGGCTGCGGCTGAAGACGATGCCACGCTTTACGATATTGTCGATGAACTGCAGGATCGCTATGGTGAAATCCCGCAACCGGGCCTGGTTCTGCTTGAGATGATGAAGTTGCGTGTTGAGTTGAAACGACTCCGCATTGATCTGGCCGAATTCGACGGCCGTCGTCTGGTGTTTGGCTTTCACCCGACCACCACCGTGTCTCCAGATGCCTTGCTGGCGTTGATTCAGGAAGATCCGCAACGCTACAGCCTGTCACCAGATTTCCGCATTGCCGTGCGTCTCAACGAGCGCGGCAGCGATATTGAGCTGATTGAGGAAGCCAAAAAGCAATTGCAGGCATTTTGCGGACCGTGA